One stretch of Podospora bellae-mahoneyi strain CBS 112042 chromosome 2, whole genome shotgun sequence DNA includes these proteins:
- the SOU1 gene encoding Sorbose reductase sou1 (EggNog:ENOG503NXQY; COG:Q): protein MSHVSPAGLFAHDSTAPPASNRVLPLFSLAGKTAIVSGATAGIGYAVAQGFAEAGANVAIWYNSKKEQAETAAAEIEKEFGVKCKAYQVNVASFPAVSSAVNDHILPEFNSRLDIFVANSGIAWEDGPMLDGAAEDRIKRYKQIIDTNLDGTFYCARVAGEIFRRQKQEGLEGFTYGSFIATASMSGSIVNIPQLQTAYNASKAGVIHLVKSLAVEWVGFARANTVSPGYIVTEISKFCDEGTKRAWRDKIPMGREGMPNELKGAYLYLASDAASYTTGIDLVVDGGYCAP, encoded by the exons ATGTCCCACGTTTCCCCAGCTGGGCTCTTCGCCCACGACTCTACCGCTCCTCCTGCCAGCAACAGAGTTCTGCCTCTGTTTTCCCTCGCTGGAAAGACCGCCATCGTTTCGGGCGCCACAGCTGGTATCGGTTACGCTGTTGCTCAGGGGTTCGCCGAAGCGGGCGCCAACGTGGCGATATGGTACAACtccaagaaggagcaggcTGAGACTGCCGCAGCCGAGATCGAGAAGGAATTTGGCGTCAAGT GCAAAGCCTACCAAGTAAACGTcgcctccttccccgccgtctcctcggccgtcaacgaccacatcctccccgaGTTCAACTCCCGCCTCGACATCTTCGTCGCCAACTCGGGCATCGCCTGGGAAGACGGCCCCATGCTCGACGGCGCGGCCGAGGACCGCATCAAGCGCTACAAGCAAATCATCgacaccaacctcgacggcaCCTTCTACTGTGCCAGAGTGGCCGGGGAGATCTTCCGCCGGCAGAAGCAAGAGGGGCTCGAGGGGTTCACCTACGGCAGCTTCATTGCTACGGCGAGCATGAGCGGGAGCATTGTGAACATCCCCCAGCTGCAGACGGCGTATAATGCGAGCAAGGCGGGCGTGATTCACTTGGTCAAGAGTCTGGCGGTGGAGTGGGTTGGTTTTGCGAGGGCGAACACGGTGAGCCCGGGGTACATTGTTACGGAGATTAGCAAGTTTTGCGATGAGGGGACGAagagggcttggagggaTAAGATTccgatggggagggaggggatgccGAATGAGTTGAAGGGGGCGTATTTGTATCTGGCGAGCGATGCGGCTTCGTATACTACGGGGATtgatttggtggtggatggtgggtATTGCGCTCCTTGA
- the CNA1 gene encoding 3',5'-cyclic-nucleotide phosphodiesterase (PDEase) (3':5'-CNP) (COG:T; EggNog:ENOG503NTWU) encodes MDTEDAGAQGFDPRTQQVDNAIRAIQQKKPLPEIDFTIHVMEDGTQVSTQERVCKDVQAPAMYKPTDDQFFEDESQQKPNIQFLKQHFYREGRLTEEQALWILKKGTEILRAEPNLLEMDAPITVCGDVHGQYYDLMKLFEVGGDPAETRYLFLGDYVDRGYFSIECVLYLWALKIHYPKSLWLLRGNHECRHLTDYFTFKLECKHKYSEAIYEACMESFCSLPLAAVMNKQFLCIHGGLSPELHTLDDIRNIDRFREPPTQGLMCDILWADPLEDFGQEKTTDYFLHNHVRGCSYFFSYPAACHFLEKNNLLSVIRAHEAQDAGYRMYRKTRTTGFPSVMTIFSAPNYLDVYNNKAAVLKYENNVMNIRQFNCTPHPYWLPNFMDVFTWSLPFVGEKITDMLIAILSTCSEEELREESSASSPGPVSPPLPSASSVGSQDPESIEFKRRAIKNKILAIGRLSRVFQVLREESEKVSELKTVSGGRLPAGTLMLGAEGIKNAISSFEDARKVDIQNERLPPSHDEVQKQKDEEHAQALERATREAEQDKKLQTLSRRLSTDRKR; translated from the exons ATGGACACCGAAGACGCCGGCGCCCAGGGCTTCGACCCCCGCACCCAGCAGGTCGACAACGCCATCCGCGCCATACAGCAGAAGAAGCCGCTCCCTGAGATTGACTTTACCATTCATGTGATGGAGGATGGCACTCAGGTCAGCACCCAGGAGAGAGTCTGCAAAG ATGTGCAAGCTCCCGCCATGTACAAGCCCACCGACGACCAATTCTTCGAGGACGAGTCGCAACAAAAGCCCAACATTCAGTTCCTAAAGCAGCACTTCTACCGCGAGGGCCGCTTGACTGAGGAGCAGGCGCTATGGATCCTCAAGAAGGGCACCGAGATCCTCCGCGCCGAGCCCAACCTACTCGAGATGGACGCGCCTATCACCGTCTGCGGTGACGTCCACGGCCAGTACTACGACTTGATGAAGCtgtttgaggttggcggCGACCCGGCGGAGACGAGGTATCTGTTCTTGGGCGACTATGTCGACCGTGGCTACTTCAGTATCGAGTGCGTGTTGTACCTGTGGGCGCTCAAGATTCACTACCCCAAGTCTCTGTGGCTGCTGCGTGGCAACCACGAGTGTCGCCACCTGACGGATTACTTCACCTTCAAGCTCGAGTGCAAGCACAAGTACTCCGAGGCCATCTACGAGGCATGCATGGAGTCGTTCTGTTCGTTGCCGCTGGCGGCTGTCATGAACAAGCAGTTTTTGTGCATCCACGGCGGTCTCAGCCCGGAGCTGCACACGCTGGATGACATTAGAAATATCGACCGCTTCCGCGAACCGCCCACCCAAGGCCTAATGTGCGACATCCTCTGGGCCGACCCCCTCGAGGACTTTGGCCAAGAAAAAACCACTGACTACTTCCTCCACAACCACGTCCGCGGCTGCTCCTACTTCTTCTCCTACCCGGCCGCCTGCCACTTCCTCGAGAAGAACAATCTGCTCTCTGTCATCCGCGCCCACGAGGCCCAGGACGCGGGGTACCGAATGTACCGTAAGACCCGCACAACAGGCTTCCCCTCGGTCATGACCATCTTTTCCGCCCCCAACTATCTGGACGTGTACAACAACAAGGCGGCGGTTCTAAAGTACGAGAACAACGTCATGAACATTAGACAGTTCAACTGCACCCCCCACCCGTACTGGCTCCCCAACTTCATGGATGTCTTCACCTGGTCGCTGCCCTTCGTGGGAGAAAAGATCACAGACATGTTGATTGCCATCCTGTCAACCTGCTCCGAGGAGGAACTCCGCGAGGaatcatccgcctcctcgcccggTCCAGTATCCCCccccttgccctcggcctcgagCGTCGGGAGCCAAGATCCGGAATCGATCGAATTCAAGAGACGTGcgatcaagaacaagatTTTGGCCATCGGACGACTGTCGAGGGTCTTCCAGGTTTTGAGAGAGGAATCCGAGAAGGTGTCGGAGCTCAAGACGGTCAGCGGCGGGAGACTGCCCGCCGGCACGCTGATGCTCGGCGCCGAGGGGATCAAGAATGCGATTTCGAGCTTTGAGGACGCCAGGAAGGTGGACATTCAGAACGAGAGGCTGCCGCCTAGCCATGACGAGGtgcagaagcagaaggacGAGGAGCACGCCCAGGCGCTGGAGCGGGCgacgagggaggcggagCAGGATAAGAAGTTGCAGACGCTGAGTAGGAGGTTGAGCAC GGATCGCAAGCGGTAG